One part of the Rutidosis leptorrhynchoides isolate AG116_Rl617_1_P2 chromosome 1, CSIRO_AGI_Rlap_v1, whole genome shotgun sequence genome encodes these proteins:
- the LOC139853517 gene encoding uncharacterized protein: MNTQKDNPMMDAVDDHEEFMDDLLKKLKGDEADMEIGVNNGPDDKVYFDRFYVCLNGLKEGWKNEAQSRRAVDCNWKGWDNHIFPVAWDVVNVENKQNWTWFLELVASDLEVEGGVRLTPMSDQHKGLLEAVKDIMPYAEHRQCARHIYENFRKKYSGVEFRNLFWASSKCSYPVLFNTTMEKVKAANPNAFTYLIERNPKSWSRAFFEIERCCEAVENGFSKCFNAVIVQCRHKPIITMLESIRVIVMERMNVMRMVAEFWIGGSEFEVRHKNEAFKVNEETRTCSCRMWQLSGIPCPHACSVIFALNKSPEDYIPAYFRKDMYMRAYTTYLKPVGEMTTWVPNQQNKLLPPPTRTMPGRPKRKRRRAAHEGGSGVRVSKVGAVMTCKNYLEAGHNIKGCKNAPKQKDVAVSKPVGRPRKQGR; this comes from the exons ATGAATACCCAAAAGGACAACCCTATGATGGATGCAGTTGATGATCATGAAGAGTTTATGGATGATCTTTTGAAGAAGTTAAAAGGTGATGAAGCAGACATGGAAATAGGGGTAAATAATGGGCCTGATGACAAAGTCTACTTTGATAGATTTTATGTTTGTTTGAATGGACTCAAAGAGGGATGGAAGAATG AAGCCCAATCAAGGAGAGCTGTTGACTGCAATTGGAAGGGATGGGATAATCACATATTCCCTGTAGCTTGGGATGTTGTTAATGTTGAGAACAAACAAAATTGGACTTGGTTTTTAGAGCTTGTTGCAAGTGATTTGGAAGTGGAAGGTGGTGTTAGGCTAACACCCATGTCTGACCAACATAAGGGTTTATTAGAAGCTGTGAAGGACATAATGCCATATGCTGAGCATAGACAATGTGCTAGGCATATATATGAAAACTTTAGGAAAAAGTATAGTGGTGTTGAATTTAGAAATCTATTTTGGGCATCTTCTAAATGTTCTTATCCTGTTTTATTTAATACAACCATGGAAAAAGTGAAGGCTGCTAACCCAAATGCATTCACTTATTTGATTGAAAGAAATCCTAAATCTTGGTCAAGGGCATTTTTTGAAATAGAAAGATGTTGTGAGGCAGTTGAAAATGGATTTAGTAAGTGTTTTAATGCTGTCATTGTTCAATGTAGACATAAACCCATAATTACAATGTTAGAATCTATTAGGGTAATTGTTATGGAGAGAATGAATGTTATGAGAATGGTAGCTGAGTTTTGGATTG GTGGTTCTGAGTTTGAAGTGAGACACAAGAATGAAGCTTTCAAAGTTAATGAAGAGACTAGAACTTGCAGCTGCAGGATGTGGCAGTTATCTGGTATTCCTTGTCCCCATGCTTGTTCAGTTATATTTGCCCTCAATAAGAGTCCAGAAGATTATATCCCTGCTTACTTTAGAAAGGATATGTACATGAGGGCATACACTACCTATCTTAAACCAGTAGGTGAAATGACAACTTGGGTACCAAATCAACAGAACAAGCTTTTACCACCACCAACTAGAACCATGCCAGGAAGaccaaaaagaaaaagaagaagagctGCACATGAAGGTGGTAGTGGGGTTAGGGTATCAAAGGTTGGTGCTGTAATGACATGTAAAAACTACTTAGAAGCTGGGCATAATATAAAAGGGTGTAAAAATGCTCCAAAACAGAAGGATGTAGCAGTTTCTAAACCTGTTGGAAGACCAAGGAAACAAGGAAGATGA
- the LOC139886168 gene encoding uncharacterized protein yields MDNNESKTSVFVTVGTTSFDSLVKTVDTDQVKEALLKKGYTHLIIQMGRGSYFPKKSNGEYGSLAVDYFTFSSSIADYLKSASLVISHAGSGSIFETLKLAKPLIVVVNEDLMDNHQSELAEELAERKHLFCGHPQSLYQVIESLDLDSIVPYEPGDATPVAKLINRHLGFPAD; encoded by the exons ATGGACAACAATGAATCTAAAACAAGTGTTTTTGTGACTGTTGGCACGACATCGTTCGATTCTCTTGTTAAAACGGTCGATACCGACCAAGTCAAAGAAGCCTTGTTAAAGAAAGGTTACACTCACCTTATCATTCAAATGGGCCGTGGGTCGTACTTCCCTAAAAAG TCTAATGGTGAATATGGATCACTGGCTGTCGATTACTTTACCTTTAGTTCTAGCATTGCAGACTATTTAAAATCAGCATCTCTTGTTATAAGTCATGCAG GTTCAGGGAGTATATTTGAAACACTAAAGCTAGCCAAACCTTTAATAGTGGTAGTGAATGAGGACCTGATGGACAACCATCAAAGTGAGCTTGCTGAAGAGCTAGCTGAAAGGAAGCATTTGTTTTGTGGTCACCCTCAATCATTGTACCAGGTCATTGAATCATTAGATTTAGATTCTATTGTTCCATACGAGCCAGGTGATGCTACTCCCGTTGCTAAACTAATCAATAGACATCTTGGTTTTCCTGCTGATTGA